From a single Eleginops maclovinus isolate JMC-PN-2008 ecotype Puerto Natales chromosome 20, JC_Emac_rtc_rv5, whole genome shotgun sequence genomic region:
- the erc2 gene encoding ERC protein 2 yields MYGSARAVGHIESSPARSPRLPRSPRLGHRRANSGGGGGAGGKTLSMENIQSLNAAYATSGPMYLSDHEGVGSTATYPKGTMTLGRATSRAMYGGRVTAMGSSPNIASVGLPHGDLLSYSDLGSLSMLQHHHHHHQGMPSALLRQAVRGSGGELLEMQVQLRDMQRENELLRRELDLKDSKLGSSTNSIKSFWSPELKKERIMRKEEAARTSILKEQMRVTHEENQHLQMTIQALQDELRTQRDLNHLLQQEGGNRSASDHFTTIELTEENFRRLQAEHDRQAKELFLLRKTLEEMELRIETQKQTLGARDESIKKLLEMLQSKGLPQGPGRVSEEEEQERARRIAEAEAQLGHLEVILDQKDKENIHLREELHRRNQLHQDPGKTKALQTIIEMKDTKIASLERNIRDLEDEIQMLKANGLLNTEDREEEIKQMEVYKNHSKFMKTKIDQLKQELSKKESELLALQTKLETLNNQNSDCKQHIEVLKESLTAKEQRAAILQTEVDALRLRLEEKESFLNKKTKQLQDLTEEKGTLAGEIRDMKDMLEVKERKINVLQKKIENLQEQLRDKDKQLGNLKDRVKSLQTDSSNTDTALATLEEALSEKERIIERLKDQREREDRERLEEVESYKKDNKDLKERVNSLQIELTEKESTLIDLKEHASSLASSGLKKDSKLKTLEIAIEQKKEECSKLETQLQKQAEQLFSHMNNPKAHEVDHQTGPRGNPEYVDRVKLLEKEVNYYKDEANKSQTEVERLLDILREVETEKNDKDKKIAELERQGGKDQTKKGPNVKLGPQGDKKGIGQDPRKDGSMDHLKLEELMNTLERTRQELDSTKQRLSSTQQSLQERDGHLTNMRQERRKQLEEILEMKQQALLAAISEKDANIALLELSASNKKKTQDEVLSLKRERDKLMHQLKQHTQSRVKLITDNYEDEQYHPHAPHHPQPQPPHAQPPPQPQYPHPPHAPHAQQTPYPHTMHPQHPQHSQAPQQHPHPQQAQPQYPHPQHPQQHPQQHPQQHPQQHPQPPPQHQQHPRPPQPQHPHPQHPPQHPHGHPPPQHPHPQHPHGPPQQGPHPQHPHPQHPQHPQHPQHPQHPHHGQHPRHPSPHHRGGPARGPPHAGHRPAQDQQDDDEGIWA; encoded by the exons ATGTACGGCAGTGCCAGAGCTGTAGGCCATATAGAGAGCAGCCCCGCACGGTCCCCGCGCCTGCCAAGGTCCCCCAGACTGGGCCATCGGAGGGCCAACAGCGGGGGCGGGGGTGGTGCGGGGGGAAAGACGCTCTCCATGGAGAACATCCAGTCACTCAACGCTGCCTATGCTACTTCGGGGCCCATGTACCTGAGCGACCACGAGGGCGTGGGCTCCACTGCCACCTACCCAAAAGGCACTATGACCCTGGGACGCGCCACGAGCCGGGCCATGTACGGGGGCCGCGTCACCGCCATGGGCAGCAGTCCCAACATCGCCTCAGTGGGGCTGCCACACGGTGACCTGCTGTCTTACAGTGACCTGGGCTCCCTCTCCATGctgcagcaccaccaccaccaccaccagggGATGCCCTCCGCACTGCTGAGGCAGGCGGTGCGGGGCAGTGGTGGGGAGCTGCTGGAGATGCAGGTCCAGCTCAGGGATATGCAGAGAGAGAATGAGCTGCTGCGCCGGGAGCTTGACCTTAAGGACAGCAAACTGGGATCGTCCACCAACAGCATCAAAAGCTTCTGGAGTCCTGAGCTGAAGAAGGAGCGGATAATGAGGAAAGAAGAGGCGGCTCGCACATCAATCCTGAAAGAGCAGATGAGAGTCACTCATGAAGAGAACCAG CATCTCCAGATGACAATCCAGGCTCTGCAGGACGAGCTGCGCACACAGAGAGACCTGAACCacctgctgcagcaggagggcGGAAACCGCTCCGCTTCAGACCATTTCACTACCATCGAGCTGACGGAGGAGAACTTCCGGCGGCTGCAGGCCGAACACGACAGGCAGGCCAAGGAGCTCTTCTTGCTGCGGAAGACTCTTGAGGAGATGGAGCTGAGGATCGAGACCCAGAAGCAGACGCTGGGTGCCAGGGACGAGTCCATAAAGAAGCTGCTGGAGATGCTGCAGAGCAAAGGGCTGCCACAGGGGCCCGGCAGGGTGTccgaagaggaggagcaggagagagcCAGGCGCATTGCTGAGGCAGAGGCCCAGCTCGGACACCTGGAGGTTATTCTGGATCAAAAGGACAAGGAGAACATCCATCTACGAGAG GAACTGCACAGAAGAAATCAGCTGCACCAGGATCCAGGCAAAACCAAGGCCCTGCAGACCATCATAGAGATGAAA gacACCAAAATTGCCTCTCTGGAGCGCAACATTCGAGATCTGGAGGATGAAATCCAAATGCTGAAGGCGAACGGCTTACTgaacacagaggacagagaggaggagatcaaACAGATGGAGGTCTACAAAAACCACTCTAAGTTCATGAAGACCAAG ATTGACCAGCTGAAGCAGGAGTTGTCAAAGAAGGAGTCAGAGCTGCTGGCCTTGCAGACAAAACTAGAGACTCTCAACAACCAGAACTCAGACTGCAAACAGCATATCGAGGTGCTCAAAGAGTCTCTCACTGCCAAGGAGCAACGTGCTGCCATCTTGCAAACAGAG GTGGATGCTCTGCGTCTgcgtttggaggagaaagagtcCTTCCTGAACAAGAAAACCAAGCAGCTGCAGGATTTGACAGAGGAGAAGGGCACTCTCGCTGGAGAAATCAGGGACATGAAGGACATGCTGGAGGTCAAAGAAAGGAAGATCAATGTCCTGCAGAAAAAg ATTGAGAATCTGCAGGAGCAGCTGCGAGACAAAGACAAGCAGCTAGGGAATCTGAAGGATCGGGTCAAGTCTCTGCAGACTGACTCCAGTAACACAGACACTGCCCTGGCCACCCTGGAGGAGGCTCTGTCAGAGAAG GAGAGGATTATAGAGCGTTTAAAGGACCAAAGGGAGAGGGAAGACAGAGAACGTCTGGAAGAAGTGGAGTCCTATAAGAAGGACAACAAGGATCTGAAGGAAAGGGTCAACAGCCTTCAGATAGAACTAACAGAGAAAGAG TCCACCCTCATCGATCTGAAGGAACACGCTTCGTCTTTGGCATCTTCTGGCCTCAAGAAAGACTCAAAGCTAAAAACACTGGAAATCGCCATCGAGCAAAAGAAAGAGGAGTGTAGTAAGTTGGAGACGCAGTTGCAGAAG CAAGCTGAGCAGCTATTCAGTCACATGAACAATCCT AAGGCCCATGAGGTAGATCATCAGACCGGCCCCAGAGGGAACCCGGAGTACGTGGACCGAGTGAAGCTGctggagaaggaggtgaattacTACAAGGACGAGGCTAACAAGTCTCAGACGGAGGTGGAGAGACTCTTGGACATCCTGCGAGAGGTGGAGACTGAAAAGAATGACAAGGACAAGAAAATCGCTGAACTGGAAAG ACAAGGTGGCAAAGACCAGACCAAGAAGGGTCCAAATGTCAAACTGGGACCACAAGGGGACAAGAAGGGCATAGGACAAGACCCTCGTAAGGATGGTTCCATGGACCACTTAAAG TTGGAGGAGCTGATGAACACACTGGAAAGGACGAGGCAGGAGCTGGATTCCACAAAGCAGCGTCTCTCGTCCACACAGCAGTCCCTGCAGGAGCGGGACGGCCACCTCACTAACATGAGACAGGAGCGCAGGAAACAGCTGGAGGAGATCCTGGAGATGAA GCAACAGGCTCTGCTTGCAGCCATCAGTGAGAAAGATGCTAATATTGCACTGCTGGAGCTGTCGGCCTCCAATAAAAAGAAGACCCAGGACGAGGTGCTGTCCCTTAAGAGGGAGCGGGACAAACTGATGCACCAGCTCAAGCAACAC acacaaagcCGGGTGAAGCTGATCACCGACAACTACGAAGACGAACAATATCATCCCCACGCTCCTCACCACCCCCAGCCTCAGCCTCCACACGCTCAGCCTCCGCCCCAGCCTCAGTACCCCCACCCTCCCCACGCTCCTCACGCCCAGCAGACTCCATATCCTCACACCATGCATCCGCAACACCCACAGCACTCGCAGGCCCCCCAACAGCACCCACACCCACAGCAGGCACAACCCCAATACCCTCATCCACAGCATCCGCAGCAGCACCCCCAGCAGCACCCTCAGCAGCACCCCCAGCAGCACCCACAACCACCTCCCCAGCACCAACAGCACCCACGACCCCCACAGCCCCAACACCCTCACCCACAGCACCCTCCACAGCACCCACACGGACATCCCCCTCCGCAGCACCCTCACCCGCAGCACCCACACGGCCCTCCCCAACAAGGACCCCACCCCCAACATCCACATCCCCAGCACCCACAGCACCCTCAACACCCTCAGCACCCCCAGCATCCACATCACGGCCAACATCCACGTCACCCATCGCCCCATCATCGTGGAGGGCCGGCCAGAGGACCCCCACATGCTGGTCACCGCCCTGCCCAAGACCAG CAGGATGACGACGAGGGCATTTGGGCATAA